TCTGCTCGCGCTGCTTCTCCCGCTTCTTCATCAGGTGCATGGCGCGTCCCGCCTCGCTCGCGGCACCCTTGTACTGAGCCATGGCGGCGGCAACAGCGACAGCGGTCCGGCAGAGTCTCAGGGGCTGCGGCGGCTGTGGAGGCGGCTGTTCAACTGACCCCAGCGCCGTGACGTCGGCTACCAGGGGACTCGCTGCcaccgcgccccgcccccggcacGTGACAgcgcgccgccccgccccgctagcggccccgccccgccggccgCCGGAAGCTGGACGCCGGTCCCTCTCCTCGTAGGTTCCCCAGCAGTTCCTCAACAATAACCGCCGGTACGAGGCTGGGTCCCCGGTCCTGCTTCCCTCTGTTGACCCCAAGGCTGGGCCCCCGGGCCCTTCACTTCCTCGATGTTGATCCCAGTCTAAGGGCAGATCCCCCCAATCCCCTCGCTGCCTCCCTGCCTGAGGGCGCCCTGGTTCCCCCTGCTTCCTTGGCTTTGACTCCCCTCCCAAGACTGGGCCCCAGTCCCGCGTTTCCCCAGGCCATGAGGCTGGGCCTGCGCTTCTGCTTCCTCCACTtcagcccccaccccaggccagacCCCTCTCCCCCGATTCCTCTCACATTGACCCCTTGGGCAGGGTGATGTGGCCTGTTTCCTCTGTATAGGCCCTCTCAGTTCAGGGGCTCTGCAATTTCCTGATGAAGAAAGTCACCTCTTATAGCCATCAGGAGCAAAGCTAAGCCACACGCAGTCCCAAGCCTGGGTAGGAGAGCAGGACAGCCCAGGGAGCCAAGGCCCCGCCCCAGACGCAGCTTTGGGGAAATAAAACTAATGATCTGGGCTCAGGTTTCAACACAGTTTTATTGGGAGGTTTCGTTTTCTGTGAAATACActagaggctggggaaggggacacATTCACTTTGCAAGATAAGGGTTTCCCACCACTAAGGGGAAGGAATAGGGCAGGGCACGCAGGGTTTCGATCCATTTTCCCACCCCCTTCTGCTTTGCTCGcatgtcttttctctctcagcaAGTACCAGCAGACACaaagacaagaaacaaaaaccaaatcaaCCTCCAATGGGGCCACACCCAAGCCCTCTTCCTTCCCAGGCTGCACCAGGGTCGCCAGGGTTAGGGAGGCCAGGCCAGGGTAGCTGCTCCACAGCCCCAGGCCGCACCGTGAGGCTGCGGGCACGGTGCTCCCTTCTCACACAGGGTGGGCCGAAGTtaataaattagaataaattacgggggtggggtagggaaagGACTGCAACTTTGTGCTGGGAGGGCCCCTTCTCTCCAACACACAAGAgctggtggggggaggcagggggcatCTCCAAAGGCCACTAGAGCAGGGGTAAGAGCAGTGGGGGCAGAAGTCAGCTTTTCCTCCACGTTCCTCCCGAACAGAGCAGAAGAAttaggggtggggggggagacaCACACCAGGACAGGAACCCCCTTCTCCCAAGATAAGGAAGGGCCAAGAAAGAGAATACTAatcaaccccaccccaccccccgcccccgtctcCCAAACCATCACTAAGGTTAAGGATTTGGTCAGTGAATCAATGAGGTGGGTGACAGGAATGTGGTGGGGGAAGCAGAGGATGCTGGAAACGGGGGTGCCCAGCCACGCCCATCTCCCCAGCCCTTGAGGAGAACAGGCTCAGGTTGGGGCAGAGGGCAccaggggccggggcgggggtcGGCAATCACTGGTCAGCTTCTCCAAAGACATCGTTCTGTTTGCGCTTCATGTTCTCAAAGTCGAAAGCGGAGCCTGCCATGCGCTTGTAGATGTCTTTGATGTCGTTGCATGTTGTCTCAAAGTGTGTGGTGGCGTCATAGGAGCAGGAACAGAACACCTGGAAACAGCCAGCGCCCGGGGCCCGAGGTGAGCTGGGCAGGGGCCCTGGGCGGGCAGCCAGGAGCCGGGGCCGGGACAGGCTGCTTACCTGGCTCTCGGAACCATCGTCGATGGGCTCGTACAAGTCACTGATGGCCACAAACCTGACGGGCAGATGGAAGGGATGAGTCAGGTCTCACAACCAGCCTTGCCCTCCCTGATGCCCACCCCCCCCCCGGCCCCTtggctcccttcctccccccagctTCGGCCCCAACCCCCCAGCCCCTCACTTCTGGTCAATGGGCTCCAGCAGCTCCAGGGCCGGCTCAACCTCCTTTTCGGGCTCTGCGGTCTCCACCGTGGTGCTGGCGATGGCAATGTACTTGCCCTGCGCGGCCACGTTGTGCGCGTAGGAGATCATGCACACGTAGATGTCTGCCCGCAGGAAGGGCTCGGTTAACGCGGGCACGTGGGGGGCCAAGCTCAATTTCGGcccgcccaccctccccagccctgcagagCAGGCAGCATCCAAGCTGCCACCCTCACAGAGAAGAGGCCAAGCCAGCCAACCCCTAGAACCTCAGGTCGTGGGGGCTGCAGTGTGGGTCCCTGTTCTTCCAGGAGGGATCTGGCAGAGAGCCAGCCCCCGGCtgagggggagaggcaggagccaCACCAAAGAGAACGCGCTGGAGGAAGTCCCATGGGGCTTGGCCTACCCGACTTCCTGTTGACCTGGTTCTGGGGGATGATGATTTGGCAGGAGTTGGCATCGTTGGTGTTCTTGATGGGGTGGCTGAGGATACAGATGATACGGATAACCTGGCCAGCCTTCCGCACGCGGTCTGGAACGTAGCTGGGGTCACAGATCAGCTGCTTGCAACGGGCCACCTATGAAAGCACCAAAAGGCCTTGTCCCGATCTAATCACGCCCCTCGGGGTTTCAGGGCCTGGACTCGCAACGAGGGCTGGCAGCTCCGGCAGGCGGGACACTCCCACAACGTGCAGCTTCctcctgcacctcggggagggggCCCCGATACGCAGGTGTCTGCCAACAGGATCGGCTACACAGTCTTCTTCCGGAGCCCCGGTCCCCGGCCTGAGGCCCTCGGAGCCGAGCAGCAGCAGACCCGGCAGAGCCAGGGCCACTGGGAAGAGCGCCGCTAAGGAGGGCGAAGGCCGCCCCGAGCAGCGGGCCCGCGCGGCGGGAACGGCTCACCTCTCCCTCGGACTTCACGCCCACCACCTTGCCGTTCTCCATGATGATGTCATCCACGGGTTTGTTCAGCATGTAGGTCCCCCCGTAGATGGCACTCAACCTGTGGTGCGGAGAGTGATGGTGAGGGCGCCCTCCCGGGACAAACGGGGACCAGCACTATTGCACCACCTGCCCCTACCAGCACGAGGGTGCAGAGAAGGTGGCCCCAGGCAGGCAGAGCTCGGGAGACCTGGTGGTCCTTCCCAACTCTGTCACTGCCACAAACTCAGGACTGAACCTggagtgctccttcctctctggAGCTTAACCCCAGAATGT
This window of the Physeter macrocephalus isolate SW-GA chromosome 21, ASM283717v5, whole genome shotgun sequence genome carries:
- the GDI1 gene encoding rab GDP dissociation inhibitor alpha; its protein translation is RCISVSLSCLQLYKRFQLLEGPPETMGRGRDWNVDLIPKFLMANGQLVKMLLYTEVTRYLDFKVVEGSFVYKGGKIYKVPSTETEALASNLMGMFEKRRFRKFLVFVANFDENDSKTFEGVDPQNTSMRDVYRKFDLGQDVIDFTGHALALYRTDDYLDQPCLETINRIKLYSESLARYGKSPYLYPLYGLGELPQGFARLSAIYGGTYMLNKPVDDIIMENGKVVGVKSEGEVARCKQLICDPSYVPDRVRKAGQVIRIICILSHPIKNTNDANSCQIIIPQNQVNRKSDIYVCMISYAHNVAAQGKYIAIASTTVETAEPEKEVEPALELLEPIDQKFVAISDLYEPIDDGSESQVFCSCSYDATTHFETTCNDIKDIYKRMAGSAFDFENMKRKQNDVFGEADQ